The Vitis vinifera cultivar Pinot Noir 40024 chromosome 3, ASM3070453v1 region ACAAGTGGAGAAGCAACATCTACATTTACCCGAAAAACCACCCACAACAGGGAACAAGGCTTTTGATTTTACAACCTGAAGTTATCAGTTATCACCAAGTGACTATAATCCAAAATGGAGCAAATTTCCTGGTTTTGTCGTGTTctaaaatcaactcatgaggttCTCCGTCTTGACATGGAAATGAAGGTTGGGGTTTGAGTATTTGTTTCAGTCTCTTGATTCAACGTCTCACAGAAAAGTAGGCATTAGAGCCTGATAAAGGGACTCATTTTCTCAGAGAGGCAGAGAGAGAATAGATGATAAATACTGATATGCAACAACTCAAAATATAAGTAACCAAAGAGAGAAAGGACTAAATACACTCTTTCAAGTTATCTGTACAAATTTTCCTTTCCATAGAACATTTTTAGGCAATATCAAGATGATATCTCTCCTAAATGTTCACCCACATGACAGTTCATCAGCCTGCCTAATGTGCTCTAAGAATAAGGGACAATCCATTTGGCACATGAACCATTCTGCCTGCTCTGGTGGCTTTCACAGCCATCTCTGGCTCCCAACCTGTAGTTTTATAGACTGACAAGAACTCGCCTGAGATCATCACTCATTTACCAAAGGAGCAAAGCATTACAGGGGCCTGTGGCCTTGATGCCTACAAAAACCCTCTCAGCCACTTCTCTATGGAGATGAAGGCCTAGGATTCTTCAAGGAAAGGAACatgaaaaacatgaaatcaatGTTGCTTTGCCTCTGGGCTTTTACTCTGTTTTCAGCCATAGGTCTGGTGCATTGCCAATTCCACAGCACCACAGAAATCCCTCTACGCCAAACACAGGAAAAGACCAGCCTCCACTTCTTCCTCCACCACTCCTTCAAAAGCAGTAAACCCAGTTCAGTCATTGTTGCAGGGGCAAACAGCAGCACAGGCAATAATGGCCTGCTGTCACCATTCGGCACAGTGCATGTGCTTGATGAGC contains the following coding sequences:
- the LOC100267552 gene encoding dirigent protein 4, which codes for MKSMLLCLWAFTLFSAIGLVHCQFHSTTEIPLRQTQEKTSLHFFLHHSFKSSKPSSVIVAGANSSTGNNGLLSPFGTVHVLDEPLTEGPEPTSKFDGSSIVVASMFPVAADFAELAAVGGREKFRMASGFVELKRYYFNETTGEAIGE